The sequence aactcaaagtacagcaatacacgctgtacaccatgctgtacactgatagcggcgaacagggcgtcggccgtcgataaactgctcatggctgggacgcgccgtcttttatagatcacgcatcgaactttccagtcttatcactggtggtcgcgcaagctctggaataatctagactattcgcgtgctgcgcgcaatcttaacaaagcgattgactacaatcgcgaagcttcccgaacactgcggcgcggtcagcgtcgagcgttgataaccgtccttgctggtcaaacccgaatacatcaaaataaaacaagaagcgggcgtggaaATATACTGACCTAACTAGGCTCTTTTAAGCTTAACTTAATCCGGCAGCTTTACTGGTATCGATTAGTATCGATTAGTATTGATTGGTATCGATTAGTGTTGATTGGCTTGACTAAGCTTAATTCGCCTCAGCTATGATTATCTTGTTTTAGCTAGTCTAATTAAAGTTAATTaagcttaaaggggcactaaagagaaacaatgaattggtttagattgataaagtgtgctctgagaactctcgtgtagtttatttcaccaccataggtttattattagagaaaaccaagttcaaagtttcatttttaaatttcgcgccgaactttctAATTCGTGaggtaaaagacttcaaagagcatttaacttattttggcgccactggctcgacgaaatttgcacaaactcgttatgtcaagtctctggccctctcagaggacaatgtacttcgatttaaccgattaggaactacgtaggcccaagcaggcgccgtcaaaaatatgtgacgtcacggcaaatggtgcgggaattccaaggtggcgtcaccacctgtattttctttttgcgcgttttatcgcttactaagcgtcttcgcacagaaagcgtggtgtttttggtatcgtggaagactgctttactaatgcgagaaaaaatcacagcatatccacggagtgaatgatgatgagtgggcgaagctgcggaggttcatcggtaaaccgtgaatcttccgtgaattctgcccagtacatcatcaccgacgtgagatcgggcgcgtttatactaaaggttcgatgagttatgacgacttgcagctcactttaattttacatgtacgctgtgaattttcattgtttagaaaaccattgctttagaaaacatctggcgtctttctttaagcagctggcgtcttttcattttgctttagaaacatctggcgttctttcgttttgcttttactcatctggcgtctttcgttggtttatttcatcaatcaacggcgttttgaacaaaatttttattgtttaatgacgcacaggagaaatctcaccaggcactaccttggaggtaaacaatggctgctaccCAATGGGCCATGAATGTCCACCGGATATCCAGCGGACAACAATTAGTGGACATTTGGATGTCCTGCGGACATCCGCACATATCCTCCGGATGTACTACGGACATCCGTTGGAGCTTAAGGCGCAACCAAGGTGGCCATCCAGCGAATGTCCCATGGACGTCAAAGCCGGATATGCGGATGTCCCAGGGACGTTTACAGCAGGCTATTAGCCCTTGCAGGATGTCCATGGGACATCCCTTGGACACATATTTTTGCTAATGTTGGATGTCCGAGGGATATCGATTTTTTTAATTTGATTGGACGTACCATGCCGGCACCAGATGTGGTCGTCAACCTCTTGGGTCAGTGCCATATTCAATGTTGCTGCAGCATTTATGTGTTTTTACTGCAATATTTAATAAATGCTACAACACACAAAGAATTAAGGCATCGATCCTGAAGGAGACCTATCATACTGGTGCACAGCTAGGAAAAGACAATGTTACAGCTTTCATTTTTATTCACAGTAAagcacaaacaagcaaaaaacagtGGGATTTGGTCTTGTGTTATCACAGTACAACAGCTCCTGCATTCACAGAACAAGCACTGCAAAGCCTATCTCCAATGCTTAAGCCCAATAGCCTGCAAGTGGATGTAGTGTCACCAGCTCTAGTGCGTCTGAAAAAACCTCGAAATGTTGGGGGTGATCAGCAGATCAATTCAAATCTTTAAACATTTTCTAGGAAAGTATACTTTAGTAAACCTAACACAGACAATACCAAGTACTAAAAGTATACAACTGCAAAGCACAATATGATGAGAAACTTGCCTCTTGCCACCAGAAACAATAAATAAGGGCACTTTAATTCACAAACGTAATGCCATGAATCTGTCACAGCCGTTATTCTTGACAAGCACAACAATATCCGTACAAATGGACATGGCTAAAATTCAATGGCTTCTACATATACAAATAAACCTCTAAAGCATCTAAAAGATGAGTGCATGAGACACCTAAAAACATTTAAAGACATTAAATTCCAACATAAACACAAGGAGCTCTGTTGCATCAACCCGATTACAAAGTGAGTGCATAAAACACATCTAAAAGTTCGGTTTTATGACATCAAATtaaaaaccacaaagaaaaacaagcatagCTGGGACATGTGGACCAAGCCCACCATTAGCTTAAAGATTCCGACTAGATTGCACTACATATATATACTGCAACACAAGATATGAGACTTGTTTCTTGCCACCAGAAACAATGCATAAGGGCACTTTCATTCACAGAAACATAATGCCATGAAACTGTCACAGCCGTTATTCTCGACAAGCACACCAATATCAGTACAAATGGACATGGCTAAAATTAGCTTACAGATTCCGCCTAGATTGCACTAAATATATATACTGCAAAACAAGATATGATGAGACTTGTTTCTTGCCACCAGACACAATGCATAAGGGCACTTTCATTCACAGAAACATAATGCCATGAATCTGTCAGCCGTTATTCTCGACAAGCACACCAATATCCGTACAAATGGACATGGCTAAAATTAGCTTACAGATTCAGACTAGATTGCACTAAATATATATACTGCAAAACAAGATATGATGAGACTTGTTTCTTGCCACCAGACACAATGCATAAGGGCACTTTCATTCACAGAAACATAATGCCATGAATCTGTCAGCCGTTATTCTCGACAAGCACACCAATATCCGTACAAATGGACATGGCTAAAATTAGCTTACAGATTCAGACTAGATTGCACTAAATATATATACTGCAAAACAAGATATGATGAGAGACTTGTTTCTTGCCAGCAGAAGCAATGCATAAGGGCACTTTCATTCAAAGAAACATAATGCCATGAATCTGTCACAGCCGTTATTCTCGACAAGCACACCAATATCCGTACAAATGGACATGGCTAAAATTCAATGGCTTCTACATATACAAATAAACCTCTAAAGCATCTAAAAGATGAGTGCATGAGACACCTAAAAACATTTAAATACATTAAATTCCAACATAAACACAAGGAGCTCTGTTGCATCAACCCGATTACAAAGTGAGTGCATAAAACACATCTAAAAGTGCAGTTTTATGACATCAAATtaaaaaccacaaagaaaaacaagcatagCTGGGACATGTGGACCAAGCCCACCATTAGCTTACAGATTCTGACTAGATTGCACtaaatatatacagggtgttccacGTAACTTTAGCCAAACTTTAAAAATATGCAAATGCCACCTAGCTCAACAGAACCAAGGTAATGCTGCTTGCGGTCGCTTAGAGATACTCAGAATATTTTTTGCAGTCCACATAATTGCATAAgtcttaattaattaatcaaCTTCTGAAATATTAAAATTAGATGAAAAGTGTCAATGAGAAAACTGTAGAGCAACATGAAAAACTCCCGATACAGCTTTCTGTTACTCAATACGTGCTAAATAAAAGTGTTTTTCCGTGCGTGAAAGAAGCCTCCGAATACGTGCAAAATTGCCGCGCGACTGGCCGCTCGAGGCACTTTGCATGTATTCGCGGGCTTCTTTCACGCTCAGAAAAACACTTTTATGTAGCACGTATTGAGTAACAGAAAGCTGTATCGGGAGTTTTTCATGTTGCTCTACAGTTTTCTTATTGATACTTTTCATCTAATTTTAATATTTCGGAAGttgattaattaattaagacTTATTATGCAATTATGTGGAATGCAAAAAAATATTCTGAGTATCTCTAAGCGACCGCAAACAGCATTACCTTGGTTCTGTTGAGCTAGGTGGCATTTGCATATTTTTAAAGTTTGGCTAAAGTTACATGGGACACCCTGTATCCTCCTAAGCACGATATGATGAAAGACTTTTTTTCTTGCCCCCAGACACAATACATAAGGGCACTTTCATTCACAGAAACATACCATCAATCTGTCACAGCCATTAATCTCGCCAAGCACAACAATATCCATACAAATGGTCATGGCTAAATTCAATGGCTCTACATATACAAATAAACCTATAAAGCACCTAAAACATGAGTGCATGAGACATacatctaaaacatttaaagacATTAAATTTAAACATAAAGACCAGAAGCTCTGGAGCATCACAACACTATGACAAAGTGAGGGCATAAAACATCTAAAAGTTCAATCTGCTGCCATCAATATCCCCAGAACGACCAGGGAATCAGAAGCTGGGCCGTGGCGAAAGTTTCAGTCAGTATCTGAAACAGCAAAAATGCCATGACAAAGACGATTGTCAGACGCTACTTGTGAAATGGGATTTTTATAGGCATCTACTGTGTAACATCTCATTAGCATGGTTTCAGTCGGCTGCTAAGTGGGAATATACATTTCTACACAACTAAGAACAAGGACAAACATGTGGACAAGGGCAGCAACAAAGATGGTAAAACAAGTAAGGAACTTTGGGGCCTTTCTTCCGAGCTAGTTTGTGCAGTGTACAGGAGCCTGGCTGAAGATAATACAAAGAGTATAAAGGTAGGTCACAAGCTCAACACAGATTTCACCATATCGACTGCTTAGAACACTTACACATTAGGAATACAGGCACAACATACATTTTTGTGCACTGTTCAGGATTTTACATGATGCGACAATGTGAATTCCATTACCTGCTGCTTGCTCAAGTTGTCCTTGCTTTGACTTCTGAAACCTGGTGGCAAGGCGCTCGGGGGCATGTCGGAGCCACGATTTGATAGAGGCCTCAACGTCGGCAGCGGTTGCGTTTGGCGCTTTGCGAGCAGCATCTGAAATTTACAAGATTCCTTAAATCATCTCAACAATAACAGTTGTCTTGGTGAAAATACAAATTTCAAGAGTCATAAACAGTCTGCTGAGCCTACAAAAAATTGAGAAATAAATTACTGCCTACTCGAAGTCCTTCCACACATAATAGATTTGTTATATTGAATAGAGTTGGGCACATCAGTGACACTTGCTTTTTCAAATGATAACAAGGCAGAACACGAGCCAAAACAATCAAATGATTGCTTTACATTTTTTATTTCGGCTGCTATTTCAATCACCTCACACTGCCTTGCACTGAAAGGTTGCACAGTGATCTTACACTTTATTTATGCCCTTCGCTTTTTACCAGACAAACTATAATATTTTAAGTTTTTAGCCTCTAAAGCTAAGCCTGGACCTTTAGAGTGCTACCAAATTGTAGATTTTTTACCATGTAGGCTTCTTTAGCCAACATTAAAATTTAAGTGCACAGTGAAATTGCAGCATCCTTGCAGTGCTGAAATATGCAACCAATAGCAATAGTGATAACTGACACTGCAAACTTACAAAATAGATAAACGGGCAGCACTTAAAAAAAACAGACCAatgagcatgttttttttttcctgaggaaGGCTAATTCTGTGTAAAACACAAAAGTAAGATGTATTATACAGCACACCTGTTATGGCTTTAGCAATCTTCAAGGCGGAGAAGCTCAGTTTTCCTTTTCGACCCATCCAGGAAAATTGTGCCGCAACCTCGTCTGTGATGCAGTATGACAAGATTCTTTTTGTTGCCCAGTAGGCATCTTTCCCACCAAGCTGTGCCAACTCATGAACCTGTGTACAAAAGAGAAGAAATTCTATTCAACAAAGAAACTTGTTGGATGATGTGAATGTTTTAGAATACGAAAAAGAGTATTAAGTCATAAAGCAAGTAAGCAATGTACGAAAAACCCATGACATTCTTGATATTGCAAAACAGCAGTGTTTAACACCTTGAATATTCATTATGAGTTcgatgaactgaaaaaaaaacataaccccCTTACCAGGATCTTAAATTTTCCAGCATCGAGCTTGTCGTCGAACTCTTGTAGTTCTTCAAGACTGCTTAGCGGATGGCCTAAGAGCTCTGCGCATTCGGTGACTGAAGAAGTGGGAAGCATATCGCACAACTTGTTCAGGGTGTCCGCTTGCTGTTCCAGCATGAAGCGAAGCGTGTTCAGCAGTCGTAGCACATGCCGCTGGAAGTCTGAAAAATATTGTAAATAAACGCTATTAAAACTTAGTAGGGTTCAAGAACATTTTAAGCAAACCATTTTACTGAAAACTGCATTCATATCTTTCAAAATGTGCGTACTCTTCTCTACACAACAATCATGAGGCGAGTTTCGTG comes from Rhipicephalus sanguineus isolate Rsan-2018 chromosome 7, BIME_Rsan_1.4, whole genome shotgun sequence and encodes:
- the LOC119399365 gene encoding uncharacterized protein LOC119399365 — protein: MLEQQADTLNKLCDMLPTSSVTECAELLGHPLSSLEELQEFDDKLDAGKFKILVHELAQLGGKDAYWATKRILSYCITDEVAAQFSWMGRKGKLSFSALKIAKAITDAARKAPNATAADVEASIKSWLRHAPERLATRFQKSKQGQLEQAADTD